The Ananas comosus cultivar F153 linkage group 2, ASM154086v1, whole genome shotgun sequence genome contains a region encoding:
- the LOC109706851 gene encoding protein GLUTAMINE DUMPER 3-like, whose amino-acid sequence MRPGPEFNAAAGPIVAAAAAAGAGAHSAWHSPVPYLFGGLAAMLGLIAFALLILACSYWKLSGYLAAGGDGGAPAPEAAAGEKIPAMTAAAAVKYEEKVVVIMAGDAKPTFLATPVSSRASSFGDNSGDSKLKEKNEKKTAEEEEEDKNARKDTQNFTPNHGEV is encoded by the coding sequence atgaggcCCGGGCCGGAATTTAATGCGGCGGCGGGGCCCatagtggcggcggcggcggcggcgggggcgggggcgcaCTCGGCGTGGCACTCGCCGGTGCCGTACCTATTCGGGGGGCTCGCGGCGATGCTCGGCCTCATCGCCTTCGCTCTTCTCATCCTCGCCTGCTCCTACTGGAAGCTCTCCGGCTACCTCGCCGCCGGCGGGGACGGCGGCGCCCCCGCGCCGGAGGCCGCCGCCGGCGAGAAGATTCCGGCGatgacggcggcggcggcggtgaagTACGAGGAGAAGGTGGTGGTGATCATGGCCGGGGACGCGAAGCCGACGTTCCTCGCCACGCCGGTGTCGAGCCGCGCCTCATCGTTCGGCGATAACAGTGGCGATTCGAAGCTCaaggagaaaaatgagaaaaaaacggcggaggaggaagaagaagataaaaatgCACGAAaggatacccaaaattttactCCGAATCATGGAGAGGTTTGA